The DNA segment GCACGGAGAGTGTTCGTTCGCTGAAAATATCACCACATTACCAGCACTCCTGTCACGCCATTCACTATTACACATATTTAAATGAGCTTAGCTATGCTAAGACAACCACAAGAGACTACTGCTACTTAACAAAGTTGGTAATTTCATAGTCGGCCAACTCTCGCCACGTCGTCGCATCTGCGGTGTCTGATATGGTGGTGTTTCTTCGCATCTTGGAACCATTGGAGCGGAGGACGAATTCTGTGACACACCATAAACAATGCATTAAGAAATCATAACTCAATAGAGAGACGTTTCTCGTGGTTTCGGTGAATATTTGTTTGCGTTACCTGTAACCTGAGTACCGGAGGTATGCTCGAGATTTATTTGCCGCTGGCTACGCTTCTGGAACATACCAAAAATCGCCTTCCTGTGAATGTGTAGAACGCGGAATAGTTAAAACTTTCAGTCGCCCGGAACaccacactcgcacacacacccactcacacacacacatgcgtcCCATAACATAGCTTACCGAAAGTTTTGCCCACTAACGCAGTACAGAATGAAGTTGATGCCGAAGTTCGTCATGAAAAACAGTTGACAGCAGTTCTGCACCAGATAGATGTTCATGTTGGTGTGTTCCGTCTGTGGGGAGCGGCAACGAGAGAAATAGAAATCACAACCGAATCCAACAATCGTAACTTCTAAATTGCGTTTAATCTACGCTTCTTCGAGTTCAAAGAAATCACAGTTCCATTTAATGCTTGGGGGTTGGGCAGTGCTGGCTATTGACATAGACTGATAACTAATTAGAGCGAGCGGATATTCATCAGTTATGGTATCTTCGGAAACTCCTGCGGCATACTTGCCAAGTTCACACTTCAAAAGGTTGATAGAAAAACATGCCCCAAACTGTTTACAACGTATCTTCGCATGCTGGGTCTCGCCACAGGGTACTGGAATAGTATATCTTGTCTGTGGCTAGTAACCTAACCGAGAGATGCAAAGTTTTCATCAAGAGCATACATTCCACTTACCTCTAGGTAGATCTTTACACGCACAATGTAGCTGGGTAGgttcaaacaaacgaacaccGTTGAAACGATAAGCAGCATTTTAGTAACCTTGATTTGAGAATTCGCTACCCGGCTACGACCTACGGGATGGGCAAGATTAGACCGTAAACAAAAGTTTGTATAACGACATTAGTAACTATGGCATCATTGTACCGAAGTGCCCCAAGAATGTGTAGCCCAACTATCTGAACGTCACTATCTAAACCGGACGAAACTTGCTTCCATTCGTTCGCTTTCGTCTGTGTGTGCGGATGCGGTATGTAAGGTATGTCCACGTGCCGGACATTCCGAACGTTCTATCGCATGGTAACGGTCCGTAGCCATACTTACTGTAGAGTTGTATCTGCTGGACGGGGACAGTGCCGTTGCCAAAGAGCTGGCTGCTCGAAATGTTCAGCTGTCGCCGGGATTCGCGCACGTTTGTCCCGTAACTGTAACAACAAGGATATGGTGTGTCATTCGAGGTTCGCGTCCGGTTGAAACGCTTTCACCCTGTCGGTCACATTCATAATGGAGCGATGTGTAATAATAGCAATCGTGTGCATTCGTACGTACCTCCGTGGTATGGTCATCGTGCGTCTAATGCTGGCAAACTTCCACACCGTCAGTGCTGTGATCGTGTTGAGCACGACAATTATCGTAAACGGTACCACAAACACCAGTATGAAGTCGAGAAAGTTGAACATTGCCGCCTGGTCCTGCAACGGAAAAGGAAGGGGAGAGTGGGAACAAACATTGAAAGGACAATGGGACCATTGTTATGCATTCGAATATTTGCCAGTTGTTATAAGGCCATGGCAAGGCAACTAACTGGTCGAAAAACTGCGTGAAATGTTATTCATTTCAAGTAATTTTCGTTACGACGGGGTCGATTGGGGCAAGAATAATAATCGCTAGAGGAATGTGTCTGTTAATACTAAGGATAAATATACATTAATGAAACCATTActacaaaatattttaataaacaatATGAACGATGAAATATGCGTAACAGTCTGGTGTgtgatttatttgtaaaaaaaaagaagatataAATCAACCCTGACATTAGTTTTACAATTGTGAAATAAAAGGATTTTATAACAAGCACCTCTCTTaacttttattttgaataacGAGCTAATCTGGGTGCCTCACAAATATCCCTGTTGGTGAGTAAAATTAAGCAAACGAATAACACATTGTTGCGTGTGCACATTGCGAATAACAAAAGCTTGGATGTTACGAATCAATCAATTCGTTGCGAATGTCAGTTAGAGATGTGTCGTGTGGTCGTTTTAGAATTATTTGGACCTTTGAAGTGTTAGATGGATGCACAAATGGGCattttatattaaataaaatatataaaacgcAACGAAGCTACAATGTTTGAACTTGTGAGTCGTTTGCAATAAAATATAGCCTAGAGAAAATGTTAGGAAGGGTCGGTGGTCTATCGGATAGTCACGTCGTATTCTATAAGACTGGAAGGGTTTAATTCCCACAAGGTTAAATTCCTACATTCTTATGTGGTACTAATCAGTCTAGAAAGCCTTGCGTAGGTAGGCACGACTACGTAAGTTTTTACACCATGATCACGAAGAAGAAATTTAGGGAAAAGGGTAACTATCAAATTTTCAGGTATAATGCtgtttttatagttttaagtataatgttaaaaacaaaataatattaaattaaatttaatagaGTAGAGAAAAATCTctttgaaaatattaaatctGAAATACTTCAGATCAATTAAGTAGAGAAAATATAAATGGGTTTTCAATAAATGAATAAGTTAAATAAGTTAAATGGAAGCAATTTATACATTATTTGCCATGCAATCATCAAACATTCCAACCTATTTTCTTTTGATAACCGAAATGTACTGAACATACGATGGAAATCTCTATTTATTGATTCATTTATGtacttatttatttgtttatttattaattcattttttaaataatttatttttttagttatttatatattcatttatttaattatttatttattgatatatgtatttatttatttatttattggttGAATCATTCatttacttttatttatttattaatttttatatttattatctTGTTTATatattacatttatttatttatttatttatttatattttctattgAGCAGttaaaatcataataaattatgaacaTATTTGAAAAGCAGATATAGGCGCAGTATGATGACTcaataaacatgaaaaaataatcGTTTTTATAATAATGTTTTCATTATTGATAAATCATCAGATTCCCCTAGTAATCTAGAAAAAGCTCGTCTTTTTTCACACATACAGTAGAACTCCGTTTATCCTCATACCTTTTACTTAGCTGCCCTCTTATCCGTTCTGCTGTAAAAAACTGACAGCTCAATACAAAGGTAGTATGACGCGCCGAGGAGGTGGTTTGAAAAatctgttcttcttctttgacactaaaccgttgtcggtcaaggtctgcctgtactactagtgggcttggctttctaTGATTTATTGATTACTATATCAGGATAGTCAGACCTACTtctgggggcacggtccattcggggcttgaacccatgacgggcatgttgttgtaGTAGTATGAGTTGAGACCAGCCCTTCAAATCCGTTATCAGGCAATGATATCGTaccaaaaaacatttaaattcagGACAAATTTCAATTATTCCCTTTAACAAAACATGTACTGCTACATGCTCAAAAATACCatgaattttgtttaaaaaaaactaattaggttaaaaaacaaactcttgGACCAAATATTCGTGTTATCAGAGTATACGGGTGGAGTCTAATCTTGATAAACGATGTTTTACTGTATCGCAATTCGTCTTCAAcaatcaaatatttaaaatgcttttaaaatgCCACTTTAAACCCTTATCAAATGCTCAACAAAATGCACTTTTTCAGTGAAAAAGGTAATCTTTCAGGAATTCAGGATTTTTAAAGGATATCGTTTTATACTCATCACTTCTTTAATGATAAAAAAGCCAGTTTCATTGAAAATCGCTGTACCCATTGTAATCCTTGGCATATGTCATTCTTCCCGCGAAGCTGCATTCTGATGGCATCACGCATACTGTTTCGTGGTATTATTACCCGTTTTGTGGTGTTTCAGAGAGACATTAATTACGTTAGCTTACCTTATCACAATTTCGTTAAGTTTGATCGTATCCCTTTTAATgccaaattaaattatattaaactggagtttttaaaataaatttaactaCGTTTTCTGTTGCCCTTATTGAACAAACATGCTATCACGTTCCCCAATGTAACACAATCGAAGCGAACAACAGAAAATCTCTCAGCCGTATGGGAGTTCTACTGGCGCAGTTTGCTGCCAAACATGAGATAAATTGTTTACTTAGGACAAACAAAGGCCATCTCTTCCGAACAATTTAATTGAGGGTAAATGAATCTGTTATCCTTCCGTGCGAACGGGTGTTACAAAAGGTTTCATTCTTCTGCAATCTGAACAAATCTGCAAATAAACACCAACCTAACCCGCATGCCAGATGGACAAAAGGGCGCAATTCTCAACCATGCAATAATGATAAATGAaggttttctttccttcctatATTTCATTCGCAGTCGCTCCGGAAGCAATTATCCTACGCAACAAATACGCAGGtgtccaccatcatcacctcCCCGTGCTCCGAGCTTGGACATGGGAACCCTGTACAGTAAACAATTGCTTGCAACAACACCATGGTAGGGTAAAAATCCAGggcgggagaaaaaaaaagttgcaaTCACTTTCTTTTGTGTAGGAAGTTGGGTGAAACAATGGCCAAAGCCACCGTCACGCTTTCATTCTCCGGAAACACCACTAGCTGGAAGCAAAGTACGTGTGCGCTATGCTAACCATAGAGGTGAACCAATTGTTATACACTGTCGTGCTGCTGGCTACTAACGCTACTCACTTTGTACTCCTGCACAATATCGCAGATGGTGTCGTTCATGGAAGCGGAGAACTGCGGTGAGGCGAAGAAAAATATCGGCAGGCTGATGAAAATTCCCGCAATTGTCAGCGCGAAGATAACAATCTTCGCGCGCCGAACCGTGCACATGGTCTGGCGCTTCAGCGGATACAGCACGGCAATGAACCGTTCGACGGTGAAGGCGACCACGAACCAGACGGACAGGAAGCAGCACAGCGAGCTGGAGAAGGTGAAAAAGCGGCAGCAGATTTCCTGGATGTAGATTTTCAGGTCGACCAGGTTCAGCCAGGCCACGAACTGGCCAATCAGGTAGAACGTATCGCTGAGCCCGAGCGCGGCCAGGTAGTAGGACGAGGAAAGCTTTCGCAGCttggttttgaaaaacacCAGCACCGACAGCACGTTCCCGATACTGCCGAACAGCACCAGGGCCGGGACATAGTAGAAGTTGATCACACTCAGCACCTCCGCGTAGTACACGAACGTTTGCTGATCGAACTCCTGCGCCGGAGACAGGGTGACGGCATCGGCCGGATGATGGACGGTGGGTGGCGGCTGGTAGTGGACGGAAGAGTCGTTCCCTCCCAGCGGCAGGCCGGGCAGGCCGGCCGAGGGTACTGTTGGCGGTAGCTCCACGCCGTATGAGCCGTAGGAAGTGGTCATCAACAGCACGCTGACTGTTGGGGCACTCATTAGTAACGCCTTATTCGCGTTGAACAAACCGTCGGCATCGCCCAAAGTACTGCCGTTTTGGCGACCGGCCAGAAGAAGCATCTGCTGACTAGACCGCCCGTAACCGTAATCCTCTCGCAGGGCGGTCCCACTCAGATGATCTCCCACGGCACTAAACATCGTGAAGCCTGGCACACACTGGGACTATCCTTTCAGCCGGTACGCTCCGCGTTGTCAAGGACCACGGTAAGACGGCCCAATGCTTGAGCATTCTTAATTTCACCAACACACGCTaccaacaccatcatcattaccaTTATCACTACGCCATGATATGTATCGCCAGTGAATGgcgtatttttttcctttccttcgttTTACTATAGCACAAATACTTTTAGAAAAACTTGCACTATTTTTCTACTCGCTTTGCGAATAACAACACATAGCCTAAACGTGCACAAAATTTAATCCTTCTGACTCTTGCCCTTGCCCTGAATGCGAAAGCTTACTAGCAAACACTACACACACCGACAATACGACAGAATACCGACGGACTGAATACTTCCGCTACGTAATTCGAATTAATTTCCCGAAGTACCAAGGCTTGCATTGAACATTGGTCCGGAACTGGTGTACCATCCGCGATATCCGATAACCGACTGGC comes from the Anopheles coluzzii chromosome 2, AcolN3, whole genome shotgun sequence genome and includes:
- the LOC120952539 gene encoding growth hormone secretagogue receptor type 1-like gives rise to the protein MFSAVGDHLSGTALREDYGYGRSSQQMLLLAGRQNGSTLGDADGLFNANKALLMSAPTVSVLLMTTSYGSYGVELPPTVPSAGLPGLPLGGNDSSVHYQPPPTVHHPADAVTLSPAQEFDQQTFVYYAEVLSVINFYYVPALVLFGSIGNVLSVLVFFKTKLRKLSSSYYLAALGLSDTFYLIGQFVAWLNLVDLKIYIQEICCRFFTFSSSLCCFLSVWFVVAFTVERFIAVLYPLKRQTMCTVRRAKIVIFALTIAGIFISLPIFFFASPQFSASMNDTICDIVQEYKDQAAMFNFLDFILVFVVPFTIIVVLNTITALTVWKFASIRRTMTIPRSYGTNVRESRRQLNISSSQLFGNGTVPVQQIQLYSRSRVANSQIKVTKMLLIVSTVFVCLNLPSYIVRVKIYLETEHTNMNIYLVQNCCQLFFMTNFGINFILYCVSGQNFRKAIFGMFQKRSQRQINLEHTSGTQVTEFVLRSNGSKMRRNTTISDTADATTWRELADYEITNFVK